A single genomic interval of Syntrophobotulus glycolicus DSM 8271 harbors:
- a CDS encoding S-layer homology domain-containing protein, which produces MRNKAAQKALSLILALCLTLTLAPLGASAQEILLGTSGGTVDSGSIPISDETPASSTDLAEILPQGGMMPLSINLDHHYVVGGNSYATLEEALTAVSSGGTIVLQKDANPSVANTITIEKNITFDLTDGNLSIWKSGGLTLELKNCIVSVTGGGYLDVTGGVGIEANNAAITVRNVTGNQGNGALAHSGGSITVLGDAQGYSGAARAYGAGSIIMVNGNALTTGPSSTVVEATYGGYVEVGGDVTTSGDNSTGISAKNSGTVYIKGSVSAMKNGVSVYDNSASQATVDGNVTASGANAYGVSASGGSIEVGGDVKAEAAGSSGIYANAGPITVAGNVSAGAIGVHAINAAEVTIGGTLTVSGSVYIQFESTEAGSGQYTTDPAKSGYRKYTDGTSIVWVKATTVPAYVCEIGSTGYPALAEALAAVKNNETITLLQDIDHVTDTAANVVRINGKTVIFDLAGHTLNVGDASVSSAVVVENGGKLELSGSTGALNVTAYGNAVEVEGIGSAATVTSATSVNNIAVLATGGGQITVRGDAVGNIHGVGAGAPTDTVGSTVSVGGNVKTTVNDRTVISAGKGSHVTVNGSVLTTGTGGYGVGALHPNTEVHIKGNVMGSFFFCVDASDSALVRVDGNVTSTYASSYVCGVRAQTKAEVIVGGNVSVNNQTGSTGVRVKSLSSQTPTKVTVDGVISGGIYIQLDGTDITEAQKTGTEAGYNTYTLTNTNGTHTVWIKATSAPTQLETPTNLAWDTATPGVIKAKWDQVTSAQEYTIMLFKNGSPVGPIGTSATSANLTAYIQASGTGSYTFRVRALAPIGSADYTDSATSPQGPAYSYTAPAAVPAQGNAWATLFTKSIFVRLSQGGFKAVQDKAYWTLGGNGASGNSIVGVTLIDSTEVQITLTNDINTPDALTITASEAAFADGTSPFSSPLSVRLDNPQTYVCTIDGVAYSSLKSALDFALAPTVDNKTIVLAADIRYEEPVVVEEKTLTFYLNGKNLVIDTSGTVTGDWLTASSLKVDNGSVSYTGEGRFTVCGERRGVEAINGGRARVSDILIKNPGQPHPGHYYVYGAHARYQNSEGEGSQITVTGDIRTLSGNPCDYAIGALAGQDSTVTVGGDIHLEGENVIGLSAGSMNDGNGTATAQNVTVTGAYATGVSAAGQSTATVNGAVTAAGAYAVGVSAELAENGSGGTVIVKGDAAATGANSTGVACFSSASATEKSTVTVDGVVSGQDYLNIDNAVRAKDAKENVSGGYWIYNGQYESIVKVKDPDGGTPGGNVPSAPQTLTATPGNGRVTLSWTAPASSGDSAVTGYQVSSDGGASWINVGLTTSYMFINLTNGTEYAFKVRAVSSAGSGAEASRMATPTAAPSVPTVPRNFTASPGFARVILNWDATMSNGGSSIIRYEVSKDNGADWTSAGLYTSYEFTGLTNGTEYTFKVRAVNSAGNGAEASASAMPSDSAQTSFTVNFYSNGALYTSRSVLNGSALGGSWPANPARSGYTFGGWFAGQSGSGTRYTSSSVISSNVDLYANWSYSGGGGNGHGGGGSYTPGTPTTTPEKKPDQPVTASAPVTATAGTGGAASAVISDKTITDAIAKAQADAKAQGKTANGTSVALNVTMPQGATSLTTTLTQSSLNSLVNAGVTSLEINGAPVSLGLDLAALKEIQKQSGGNVTISFTPATGLSDEARALIGNRPVYNITISYVKDGKTVNITNLGSGTATLSIPYTPASGEAVGYLFGTYVDANGKPVRIDGSAYDANAGGILIPTNHFSVYGVGYTAPSAKFTDIGKHWAKEAIDYAVGRGLLSGTSETTFAPDTAMTRGMLVTALGGLANVDTKAYTINSFTDVKADSAFRPYIEWAYKKGIIQGIGSQQFAPDRAITREEIAVIFANYAKATGYKLPITREATTYADASSIGSVYKTAVTAIQQAGIMMGGTGNRFNPKSSATRAEFSSMLHRYIKLTIDPATAQGWAKNDAGQYLYYRDGKAVTGTQTIDGVKYFFETNGTLKTGWVQDGGNWYFYSGNIRITGWWDIGANGNNKRYYFDTYGIMVAGKWLQIDGKWYYFYADASLAKSTKVDGYEIGPDGARKPK; this is translated from the coding sequence ATGAGAAATAAAGCAGCCCAAAAAGCGCTTTCTCTTATTCTGGCTCTATGCCTGACGCTTACTCTGGCGCCTCTCGGCGCAAGCGCGCAGGAAATACTCCTCGGCACCAGCGGGGGAACCGTGGATTCGGGCAGTATTCCCATATCGGATGAAACGCCGGCATCCTCCACCGATCTTGCCGAAATCCTGCCGCAAGGCGGGATGATGCCGCTGTCCATTAATCTCGACCACCACTATGTCGTCGGCGGAAACAGCTACGCCACGTTGGAGGAGGCGCTGACTGCTGTATCAAGCGGTGGAACCATTGTCCTGCAAAAAGACGCAAACCCAAGTGTGGCCAATACAATTACAATTGAAAAAAACATCACCTTTGATTTGACAGATGGGAATTTATCCATCTGGAAAAGCGGCGGCCTTACTCTGGAGCTGAAAAACTGTATCGTCAGCGTCACGGGAGGCGGATATCTGGATGTTACGGGCGGGGTTGGTATAGAGGCCAATAACGCTGCTATAACCGTGCGTAATGTCACAGGGAATCAGGGCAACGGCGCATTGGCCCACAGCGGAGGCAGCATTACCGTGCTGGGCGATGCTCAGGGATATAGCGGCGCTGCCCGTGCCTATGGCGCAGGCAGCATCATCATGGTCAACGGCAATGCCCTAACCACCGGGCCCAGCAGCACCGTGGTGGAAGCGACATACGGCGGCTATGTCGAAGTGGGCGGCGATGTAACGACAAGCGGAGACAACAGCACCGGCATCAGCGCCAAAAACAGCGGCACGGTCTATATCAAAGGTAGTGTCAGCGCCATGAAAAACGGCGTCTCCGTTTACGACAATTCTGCTTCTCAGGCGACCGTAGACGGTAACGTGACGGCCAGCGGAGCCAACGCCTACGGCGTTAGCGCGAGCGGCGGCAGTATCGAGGTGGGTGGCGATGTGAAGGCGGAGGCAGCCGGCAGCTCCGGCATTTATGCCAATGCAGGTCCGATAACGGTGGCAGGGAACGTGAGTGCGGGCGCCATAGGCGTTCATGCCATCAATGCGGCTGAAGTGACAATCGGAGGAACGCTGACGGTTTCTGGCTCCGTCTATATCCAGTTCGAGAGTACAGAAGCAGGCAGCGGACAATACACAACCGATCCCGCCAAATCCGGCTACCGCAAATACACAGACGGCACAAGCATAGTGTGGGTGAAGGCAACTACAGTGCCAGCGTATGTCTGCGAAATCGGTTCTACCGGCTACCCCGCGCTGGCGGAAGCCCTTGCCGCCGTGAAAAACAACGAAACTATCACCCTTTTGCAGGATATCGACCATGTCACCGACACAGCGGCAAACGTCGTCCGCATCAACGGTAAGACGGTCATCTTCGATTTGGCGGGACACACTCTGAATGTGGGCGACGCCAGTGTCAGCAGCGCGGTTGTTGTGGAGAACGGCGGCAAGCTGGAGCTGTCCGGAAGCACCGGAGCGCTCAACGTCACCGCTTACGGCAACGCGGTGGAGGTGGAAGGAATCGGCTCGGCCGCCACCGTCACCAGTGCCACCAGTGTCAATAACATCGCTGTACTGGCGACGGGCGGCGGGCAGATTACCGTGCGGGGCGATGCTGTGGGTAACATCCATGGGGTCGGCGCAGGCGCTCCCACCGATACGGTGGGAAGCACCGTATCGGTGGGCGGCAATGTCAAAACCACCGTCAATGACCGAACGGTAATATCGGCAGGCAAAGGCTCTCATGTGACGGTGAATGGCAGCGTGCTCACCACCGGTACGGGCGGCTACGGCGTAGGCGCTTTGCACCCCAATACCGAAGTCCACATCAAGGGAAATGTGATGGGTTCCTTTTTCTTCTGCGTGGATGCAAGCGATTCCGCTTTGGTCCGTGTGGATGGCAACGTCACCTCAACCTATGCCTCGTCCTACGTCTGCGGCGTGCGGGCCCAGACCAAGGCCGAGGTGATCGTGGGCGGAAATGTCAGTGTCAATAACCAAACCGGCAGTACCGGCGTGCGTGTAAAGAGCCTGTCCAGCCAAACGCCCACCAAGGTCACGGTGGATGGCGTCATCAGCGGAGGAATCTATATCCAGCTGGACGGTACGGATATAACCGAAGCTCAGAAAACGGGCACAGAGGCGGGCTATAACACCTACACGCTGACCAATACCAACGGCACCCATACCGTCTGGATAAAGGCCACAAGCGCCCCAACACAGCTCGAAACACCCACCAATCTTGCCTGGGACACCGCAACGCCGGGCGTCATCAAGGCGAAATGGGATCAGGTGACGAGCGCGCAAGAATATACGATAATGCTTTTTAAAAATGGCTCCCCGGTGGGACCCATAGGGACCAGCGCGACCAGTGCGAATCTTACCGCATATATCCAAGCAAGCGGCACAGGAAGCTACACCTTTAGGGTAAGGGCGCTGGCCCCCATTGGGAGCGCTGACTATACAGACAGCGCGACTTCGCCCCAAGGCCCCGCTTATTCCTACACCGCGCCCGCGGCGGTCCCCGCCCAGGGCAACGCGTGGGCAACCCTTTTTACAAAAAGTATTTTTGTGAGGCTGAGTCAGGGCGGGTTCAAAGCCGTGCAGGACAAAGCTTACTGGACCCTTGGAGGAAACGGAGCATCCGGAAACTCCATTGTCGGCGTCACTTTGATTGACAGCACGGAAGTACAGATTACGCTGACGAACGATATCAACACCCCCGATGCGCTGACCATAACGGCATCTGAGGCGGCCTTTGCCGACGGAACCTCTCCCTTCTCTTCGCCGCTTTCTGTGCGGCTTGACAATCCGCAGACCTATGTCTGCACCATCGACGGGGTGGCATACTCAAGCCTGAAAAGCGCGCTTGATTTCGCGCTTGCGCCCACGGTGGACAACAAAACCATCGTGCTGGCGGCTGACATCCGGTACGAGGAGCCGGTTGTGGTCGAAGAGAAAACCCTCACCTTTTATCTAAACGGGAAGAATCTGGTCATCGACACCAGCGGAACAGTCACAGGCGATTGGCTCACCGCCTCCTCCCTCAAGGTGGATAACGGCAGCGTAAGCTATACGGGTGAGGGCAGGTTCACCGTCTGCGGCGAAAGGCGCGGCGTTGAAGCGATAAACGGCGGCAGGGCGCGGGTGAGCGATATCCTCATCAAAAATCCGGGTCAGCCCCACCCTGGTCATTATTATGTGTACGGTGCCCATGCCCGGTATCAAAACAGCGAGGGAGAAGGCAGCCAAATCACCGTCACCGGCGACATCCGAACGCTGAGCGGCAATCCCTGTGACTACGCCATCGGAGCGCTTGCGGGGCAGGATTCGACGGTTACGGTGGGCGGCGATATTCACCTTGAAGGGGAAAACGTAATCGGCCTGTCGGCCGGAAGCATGAACGACGGAAACGGAACGGCCACCGCGCAGAATGTTACGGTCACGGGAGCCTATGCCACCGGCGTCAGCGCCGCCGGGCAAAGCACCGCCACGGTTAACGGCGCTGTGACTGCGGCAGGTGCGTATGCCGTGGGTGTTTCCGCAGAGCTTGCGGAGAATGGCTCGGGCGGCACAGTGATTGTAAAAGGCGATGCCGCCGCAACCGGAGCAAACAGCACCGGCGTTGCCTGCTTTAGCAGCGCATCAGCGACGGAGAAAAGCACGGTGACCGTGGATGGGGTCGTTTCCGGCCAGGATTACCTGAATATCGACAATGCTGTGCGGGCAAAGGACGCCAAGGAAAACGTATCCGGGGGATATTGGATTTACAACGGACAATATGAAAGCATAGTCAAGGTGAAGGACCCGGATGGCGGCACACCTGGCGGAAACGTTCCGTCTGCACCGCAAACCCTTACCGCAACCCCCGGCAATGGTCGGGTTACCTTAAGCTGGACAGCTCCCGCAAGCAGCGGCGACAGCGCGGTCACCGGCTACCAGGTATCCAGCGACGGCGGGGCAAGCTGGATCAATGTGGGACTGACCACCTCCTACATGTTTATTAACCTGACAAACGGAACGGAGTATGCCTTCAAGGTGCGGGCGGTAAGCAGCGCCGGCAGCGGAGCGGAAGCAAGCCGGATGGCAACGCCGACAGCCGCCCCCTCTGTGCCAACCGTCCCAAGAAACTTCACCGCCTCGCCCGGTTTCGCGCGGGTGATCCTCAACTGGGATGCGACCATGAGCAACGGCGGCAGCAGCATCATCCGATATGAGGTGTCCAAAGACAACGGCGCGGACTGGACGAGTGCCGGGCTGTATACCTCCTACGAATTTACTGGCCTGACAAACGGAACGGAATACACCTTCAAGGTGCGGGCGGTCAACAGCGCCGGCAATGGCGCGGAGGCAAGTGCGTCGGCCATGCCGTCGGATTCCGCCCAGACCAGTTTCACCGTAAACTTTTACAGCAACGGTGCGCTGTACACAAGCAGAAGCGTGCTCAACGGCTCCGCGCTTGGCGGCAGCTGGCCGGCAAATCCAGCGCGTAGCGGCTATACGTTCGGCGGCTGGTTCGCTGGCCAAAGCGGCTCGGGAACGAGGTACACAAGCTCCAGCGTTATCTCTTCCAACGTGGATTTGTACGCCAACTGGAGCTACAGCGGCGGAGGCGGAAACGGTCATGGCGGCGGTGGTTCCTACACGCCAGGCACCCCGACAACAACACCCGAAAAGAAACCTGACCAACCTGTTACGGCGTCTGCTCCCGTCACGGCAACAGCGGGTACAGGCGGCGCAGCCAGCGCCGTAATTTCGGATAAAACCATTACTGACGCTATCGCCAAAGCGCAGGCCGACGCCAAAGCGCAGGGCAAAACCGCAAACGGAACCTCTGTTGCGCTGAATGTCACCATGCCGCAGGGAGCAACTTCCCTGACAACAACCCTGACACAAAGCTCTCTGAATAGTCTTGTGAACGCTGGAGTAACCAGCCTTGAGATAAACGGTGCGCCGGTTTCCCTCGGACTTGATCTCGCTGCACTCAAGGAAATCCAGAAGCAGAGCGGAGGCAATGTTACGATCAGCTTCACCCCGGCGACCGGGCTTTCCGACGAAGCCAGGGCTCTTATTGGAAACAGGCCGGTATATAACATTACGATCAGCTATGTCAAGGACGGCAAGACCGTGAACATCACCAACCTTGGCAGCGGCACAGCGACCCTTTCCATCCCCTACACGCCGGCGAGCGGAGAAGCCGTGGGTTATCTGTTCGGCACATATGTGGACGCAAACGGCAAACCGGTCCGCATCGACGGTTCGGCTTATGACGCAAACGCAGGAGGAATCCTAATCCCCACCAATCATTTCTCGGTGTACGGCGTAGGCTATACGGCGCCGAGTGCGAAGTTCACGGATATCGGGAAGCATTGGGCCAAGGAAGCCATTGATTATGCGGTCGGCAGAGGACTTCTCTCCGGCACCTCGGAGACTACCTTTGCACCTGACACCGCCATGACGCGCGGGATGCTGGTAACGGCTCTCGGCGGACTGGCAAATGTGGATACCAAAGCATACACCATCAACAGCTTCACCGATGTGAAAGCAGACAGCGCCTTCCGCCCCTACATTGAGTGGGCGTATAAAAAAGGCATCATTCAGGGCATTGGCAGCCAGCAGTTTGCGCCTGACCGGGCGATTACCCGTGAGGAAATCGCTGTGATCTTCGCAAACTATGCAAAAGCCACCGGCTATAAGCTCCCTATTACCCGTGAGGCGACAACTTATGCGGACGCTTCCAGCATCGGCAGCGTGTACAAAACGGCAGTAACCGCCATACAGCAGGCGGGCATCATGATGGGCGGCACAGGCAACAGGTTTAATCCCAAGTCCAGCGCCACCCGCGCGGAGTTTTCCTCCATGCTCCACCGCTACATCAAGCTGACCATCGACCCCGCCACGGCCCAGGGCTGGGCGAAAAACGACGCCGGACAGTATCTCTATTACAGGGACGGCAAAGCGGTTACTGGAACACAAACCATCGACGGCGTGAAGTATTTCTTTGAAACAAACGGAACGCTCAAGACCGGCTGGGTGCAGGATGGCGGCAACTGGTACTTCTATTCCGGCAACATCCGGATCACCGGCTGGTGGGACATCGGCGCGAACGGCAACAACAAACGCTATTACTTCGACACTTACGGCATCATGGTTGCCGGCAAGTGGCTCCAGATCGACGGCAAATGGTATTACTTCTATGCCGACGCCTCCCTTGCCAAAAGCACCAAAGTGGACGGCTATGAGATAGGGCCGGACGGTGCGAGAAAACCAAAGTAA
- a CDS encoding cysteine hydrolase family protein has protein sequence MQKKALVIIDLQNDITKNYKDIIGNINKAIDWAVKHDLHVIYLRHENLSAGTRTFKPQTSGSEFVSDLNIVSKNVFTKYKGNALSSEEFTDFIRKNELCDFYITGADAVACVKSTCYNLRKANYGVNVLSDCITSYDKRKIDEMLRYYERKGSKIIRLNDLLT, from the coding sequence ATGCAAAAAAAAGCCTTAGTCATCATTGATCTTCAAAATGACATAACAAAAAATTATAAGGATATTATTGGCAATATCAATAAAGCGATTGATTGGGCCGTCAAGCATGATCTTCATGTTATTTATCTAAGGCATGAAAATTTATCAGCCGGTACGAGGACGTTTAAACCCCAGACCTCTGGGTCTGAATTCGTTTCGGACTTGAACATCGTATCAAAAAATGTTTTTACAAAATACAAAGGAAACGCCTTAAGCAGTGAAGAATTTACAGACTTTATTCGTAAAAATGAACTCTGTGATTTCTACATAACAGGAGCAGATGCTGTTGCTTGTGTTAAATCAACCTGTTACAACTTACGCAAAGCAAATTATGGCGTTAATGTTTTATCAGATTGCATTACCAGCTATGATAAAAGGAAAATTGACGAAATGCTGCGTTATTACGAACGTAAAGGCAGTAAAATCATTCGTTTAAATGACTTGTTAACCTGA
- a CDS encoding helix-turn-helix transcriptional regulator, translating to MKVDRLVSMIMILLDRERVGAQELADLFEVSPRTIYRDIDTINMAGIPVRGASGVGGGFEIMQEYKLDRTVFSTADLSAILMGLSSLSKIIRGDELVNALAKVKSFIPAGRAKDVALKANQIDIDLNPWMGNRNRQPDLEMIKTALRESKLLSFEYADRYGNKTARTAEPYQLVLKSSQWYWQGYCHKRNDFRLFKLSRTSNLQIQEEFFTPRDHQKPQLDFTDILATMQTKIKIRIHTSVRDRVLDYCTDEHFSPDGDEHYMVRFPFIENEYYYNILFSFGDKCECLEPLHIRAEMKRRIHEIAALYEN from the coding sequence ATGAAAGTTGACAGGCTGGTCAGCATGATTATGATACTCCTTGATCGAGAGCGGGTAGGCGCACAGGAGTTAGCAGATCTGTTTGAAGTTTCACCCCGCACAATCTACCGCGACATAGACACGATCAACATGGCGGGTATTCCTGTGCGCGGGGCATCGGGAGTAGGCGGCGGCTTTGAAATCATGCAGGAATACAAGCTTGATCGAACGGTTTTTTCGACGGCCGACCTTTCCGCGATCTTGATGGGGCTTTCCAGTCTTTCCAAGATAATACGGGGTGATGAACTGGTAAACGCCCTTGCCAAAGTCAAGAGCTTTATCCCCGCCGGCAGAGCGAAAGACGTTGCATTAAAAGCAAATCAAATAGACATAGACTTAAATCCGTGGATGGGCAACAGAAACAGACAACCCGATTTAGAAATGATCAAAACAGCTTTGCGGGAAAGCAAGCTGCTTTCCTTTGAATATGCAGACCGCTACGGAAATAAAACCGCACGGACAGCCGAGCCCTATCAGCTTGTATTGAAAAGCAGTCAGTGGTATTGGCAAGGGTATTGCCATAAAAGAAATGATTTTCGCTTATTCAAACTATCCCGCACATCAAACCTGCAAATACAAGAGGAATTTTTTACGCCGCGAGATCATCAAAAACCGCAGTTGGATTTTACGGATATTTTGGCAACCATGCAAACCAAAATCAAAATTCGTATTCATACATCTGTCAGGGACAGGGTACTTGATTATTGTACGGATGAACACTTTTCGCCAGACGGTGATGAGCATTACATGGTTCGTTTTCCTTTTATCGAGAACGAATACTACTATAATATTCTTTTCAGTTTTGGGGATAAATGCGAGTGTTTGGAGCCGTTACATATCCGCGCAGAAATGAAGCGCAGAATACATGAGATAGCTGCCTTATACGAAAACTAG
- a CDS encoding DUF3102 domain-containing protein encodes MSDLPADRTPLVIAAEINMITHQTKKILLTSAIEIGRRLTEAKALVKHGEWGKWLEKSVSYSQKTAGRLIKLYEEYGSRLSDGTGGPNWTPVSNLTYTQALLLLRLPEEEREEFIAENDVPGMSKEELQQALREKNQAQQENKVLKKGMETIDSAITELKKERVQEVSAGGAAASNGEISAAAKVSLAGNPLSEPPASFTHNLPSEPDPGAAARYAERCDACRKTIADAFYALTTALTNLTYLDPGLKEEKRKEAQKLIDSLAETIKEWPPAKKPLKVIP; translated from the coding sequence ATGAGCGATCTACCTGCCGACCGCACGCCGCTTGTGATTGCGGCTGAAATAAACATGATTACCCATCAAACCAAAAAAATCCTCCTGACCTCTGCCATCGAGATCGGCCGCCGGCTGACAGAAGCCAAGGCCCTGGTCAAACACGGGGAATGGGGGAAATGGCTGGAAAAGTCGGTGAGCTATTCCCAGAAAACCGCCGGCAGGCTGATCAAGCTCTATGAAGAGTACGGGTCTCGATTGTCTGACGGGACAGGCGGCCCAAATTGGACACCAGTGTCCAATTTGACTTATACCCAGGCCCTCCTCCTGCTGAGATTGCCGGAAGAGGAACGGGAGGAGTTCATCGCTGAAAACGATGTTCCAGGCATGAGCAAAGAGGAGCTGCAGCAGGCCCTGCGGGAGAAAAATCAGGCCCAGCAGGAAAACAAAGTCCTGAAAAAAGGGATGGAAACGATCGACAGCGCGATCACGGAATTGAAAAAGGAGCGGGTCCAGGAAGTCTCCGCTGGCGGCGCTGCCGCTTCAAACGGGGAAATTTCTGCTGCCGCCAAGGTCTCTTTGGCAGGGAATCCCCTTTCTGAACCGCCAGCCTCGTTTACCCACAACCTGCCGTCTGAACCTGACCCGGGCGCCGCCGCCAGGTATGCGGAACGCTGCGACGCCTGCCGCAAAACCATTGCCGATGCCTTCTACGCGCTGACCACGGCCCTCACCAACCTGACCTATCTCGACCCCGGGCTGAAAGAGGAAAAAAGGAAAGAGGCCCAGAAGCTGATCGATTCCCTGGCCGAGACCATTAAAGAATGGCCGCCCGCCAAAAAGCCCCTGAAAGTCATTCCCTGA
- a CDS encoding DUF1659 domain-containing protein → MSVVITPAGTALVIVYQTGLSDSGAPITRQRTLNNIGRNISEQAVYEAAHAIFSLSEHTLLEVYFRRTDELTEEE, encoded by the coding sequence ATGTCTGTTGTCATTACGCCGGCGGGCACGGCCCTGGTCATCGTTTATCAGACGGGACTCAGCGACTCCGGCGCGCCCATCACCAGGCAGCGGACCCTGAACAATATCGGCCGCAATATCTCGGAGCAGGCTGTCTATGAGGCGGCGCACGCCATCTTCAGCCTGTCGGAGCATACCCTTCTCGAAGTCTACTTCCGCAGAACCGACGAATTGACCGAGGAGGAGTAA
- a CDS encoding DUF2922 domain-containing protein: MAVTTDRALRLSFTTAGGKTFSLTVPQPRQNIQAAEVLDVVNGLIAGGIFLPRQGALTGVKDIKVIETITDDLYDEPQG; the protein is encoded by the coding sequence TTGGCGGTGACTACGGACAGAGCCCTGAGACTATCCTTCACTACCGCGGGCGGGAAAACGTTCTCCCTGACCGTTCCCCAGCCGCGGCAGAATATCCAGGCGGCCGAGGTCCTGGACGTCGTGAACGGGCTGATTGCCGGCGGGATCTTCCTCCCCCGGCAGGGGGCCCTGACAGGGGTAAAGGATATTAAGGTCATCGAGACAATCACCGATGATCTTTACGACGAGCCCCAGGGATAA